In Quercus lobata isolate SW786 chromosome 12, ValleyOak3.0 Primary Assembly, whole genome shotgun sequence, a genomic segment contains:
- the LOC115969922 gene encoding legumain isoform X1, which yields MIFLNQFISMTVRHSVCLTSTPILLILVLLGFEVIGGGRASRLNRWESGIRMPTEKDDAEDVDGEVGTRWAVLVAGSSGYGNYRHQADICHAYQLLKKDGLKEENIVVFMYDDIANNEFNPRPGIIINHPQGSDVYAGVPKDYTGEQVTAENLYAVLLGNKNRVKGGSGKVVDSKPNDRIFVYYSDHGGPGVLGMPNLPYVYAMDFLEVLKKKHASGTYKKMVIYVEACESGSIFEGIMPQDLNIYVTTASNAQESSFGIYCPGMEPSPPPEYITCLGDLYSVAWMEDSETHNLKKETVEQQYQTVKNRTSNFLNYNIGSHVMEYGNTNIKAEKVYLYQGFDPATVNLPPNNRLLDTHMEVINQRDAELFFLWQMYKKLENGSQKDEILKQITETMRHRTHLDGSIELIGTFLYGPHKGSSIFNSVREPGMPLVDDWGCLKSMVRLFENYCGSLTQYGMKHMRAFANICNSGVSKVSVEEAIVAACSGHDPGLLHPSNHGYSA from the exons ATG ATTTTTCTAAACCAGTTCATTTCCATGACGGTGCGTCACTCTGTGTGTCTCACGAGCACTCCTATTCTGTTGATATTGGTATTACTGGGCTTTGAAGTTATAGGAGGTGGCAGAGCTTCAAGGCTGAACCGATGGGAGTCAGGGATTCGAATGCCCACAGAGAAGGATGATGCAGAAGATGTTGATGGAGAAGTTGGCACTAGATGGGCTGTTCTTGTTGCTGGCTCATCCGGTTATGGAAATTACAGGCACcag GCGGATATATGTCATGCTTATCAGTTGCTGAAGAAAGATGGGCTGAAGGAGGAAAACATAGTGGTTTTTATGTATGATGATATAGCAAACAACGAGTTCAATCCAAGGCCTGGGATTATCATCAATCATCCACAAGGTTCTGATGTGTATGCAGGAGTGCCTAAG GATTACACTGGTGAGCAAGTCACTGCAGAAAATCTTTATGCAGTACTTCTAGGCAACAAGAACAGGGTGAAAGGTGGAAGTGGGAAGGTTGTGGATAGCAAACCCAATGACAGGATCTTTGTATACTACTCTGATCATGGAGGCCCTGGCGTTCTAG GGATGCCGAATCTGCCTTACGTTTATGCCATGGACTTTCTTGAGGTTTTGAAGAAGAAACACGCATCTGGAACATACAAAAAGATG GTTATATATGTTGAAGCATGTGAGAGTGGAAGTATTTTTGAAGGTATAATGCCCCAAGATCTAAACATATATGTAACAACAGCGTCAAATGCACAAGAGAGTAGCTTTGGAATTTATTGTCCAGGGATGGAACCTTCTCCGCCTCCAGAGTACATCACTTGCTTGGGGGACTTGTACAGTGTTGCTTGGATGGAAGATAG TGAGACTCATAATCTCAAGAAAGAAACAGTAGAACAGCAATACCAGACG GTAAAGAACCGGACTTCCAATTTCTTAAATTACAATATAGGTTCCCATGTGATGGAATATGGAAATACAAACATCAAAGCTGAGAAGGTTTATTTGTACCAAGGTTTTGATCCTGCCACCGTGAACCTCCCTCCGAATAATCGCCTCCTTGATACACACATGGAAGTTATTAACCAGAGAGATGCAGAACTTTTCTTCCTGTGGCAGATG tacaaaaaattagagaatgGATCACAAAAGGATGAAATCCTAAAGCAGATAACAGAGACCATGAGGCATAGAACCCACTTAGATGGCAGCATAGAATTAATTGGAACATTTCTATACGGACCACATAAAGGTTCTTCCATCTTTAATTCTGTGAGAGAACCTGGAATGCCTCTTGTTGATGACTGGGGATGCTTGAAATCAATG GTTCGGTTGTTCGAAAACTATTGTGGTTCATTAACACAATATGGTATGAAACATATGCGAGCCTTCGCCAACATTTGCAATAGTGGTGTTTCAAAGGTCTCAGTAGAGGAAGCCATTGTGGCTGCTTGTAGTGGCCATGACCCGGGCCTATTGCATCCTTCCAATCATGGTTATAGTGCTTGA
- the LOC115969922 gene encoding legumain isoform X2, producing the protein MTVRHSVCLTSTPILLILVLLGFEVIGGGRASRLNRWESGIRMPTEKDDAEDVDGEVGTRWAVLVAGSSGYGNYRHQADICHAYQLLKKDGLKEENIVVFMYDDIANNEFNPRPGIIINHPQGSDVYAGVPKDYTGEQVTAENLYAVLLGNKNRVKGGSGKVVDSKPNDRIFVYYSDHGGPGVLGMPNLPYVYAMDFLEVLKKKHASGTYKKMVIYVEACESGSIFEGIMPQDLNIYVTTASNAQESSFGIYCPGMEPSPPPEYITCLGDLYSVAWMEDSETHNLKKETVEQQYQTVKNRTSNFLNYNIGSHVMEYGNTNIKAEKVYLYQGFDPATVNLPPNNRLLDTHMEVINQRDAELFFLWQMYKKLENGSQKDEILKQITETMRHRTHLDGSIELIGTFLYGPHKGSSIFNSVREPGMPLVDDWGCLKSMVRLFENYCGSLTQYGMKHMRAFANICNSGVSKVSVEEAIVAACSGHDPGLLHPSNHGYSA; encoded by the exons ATGACGGTGCGTCACTCTGTGTGTCTCACGAGCACTCCTATTCTGTTGATATTGGTATTACTGGGCTTTGAAGTTATAGGAGGTGGCAGAGCTTCAAGGCTGAACCGATGGGAGTCAGGGATTCGAATGCCCACAGAGAAGGATGATGCAGAAGATGTTGATGGAGAAGTTGGCACTAGATGGGCTGTTCTTGTTGCTGGCTCATCCGGTTATGGAAATTACAGGCACcag GCGGATATATGTCATGCTTATCAGTTGCTGAAGAAAGATGGGCTGAAGGAGGAAAACATAGTGGTTTTTATGTATGATGATATAGCAAACAACGAGTTCAATCCAAGGCCTGGGATTATCATCAATCATCCACAAGGTTCTGATGTGTATGCAGGAGTGCCTAAG GATTACACTGGTGAGCAAGTCACTGCAGAAAATCTTTATGCAGTACTTCTAGGCAACAAGAACAGGGTGAAAGGTGGAAGTGGGAAGGTTGTGGATAGCAAACCCAATGACAGGATCTTTGTATACTACTCTGATCATGGAGGCCCTGGCGTTCTAG GGATGCCGAATCTGCCTTACGTTTATGCCATGGACTTTCTTGAGGTTTTGAAGAAGAAACACGCATCTGGAACATACAAAAAGATG GTTATATATGTTGAAGCATGTGAGAGTGGAAGTATTTTTGAAGGTATAATGCCCCAAGATCTAAACATATATGTAACAACAGCGTCAAATGCACAAGAGAGTAGCTTTGGAATTTATTGTCCAGGGATGGAACCTTCTCCGCCTCCAGAGTACATCACTTGCTTGGGGGACTTGTACAGTGTTGCTTGGATGGAAGATAG TGAGACTCATAATCTCAAGAAAGAAACAGTAGAACAGCAATACCAGACG GTAAAGAACCGGACTTCCAATTTCTTAAATTACAATATAGGTTCCCATGTGATGGAATATGGAAATACAAACATCAAAGCTGAGAAGGTTTATTTGTACCAAGGTTTTGATCCTGCCACCGTGAACCTCCCTCCGAATAATCGCCTCCTTGATACACACATGGAAGTTATTAACCAGAGAGATGCAGAACTTTTCTTCCTGTGGCAGATG tacaaaaaattagagaatgGATCACAAAAGGATGAAATCCTAAAGCAGATAACAGAGACCATGAGGCATAGAACCCACTTAGATGGCAGCATAGAATTAATTGGAACATTTCTATACGGACCACATAAAGGTTCTTCCATCTTTAATTCTGTGAGAGAACCTGGAATGCCTCTTGTTGATGACTGGGGATGCTTGAAATCAATG GTTCGGTTGTTCGAAAACTATTGTGGTTCATTAACACAATATGGTATGAAACATATGCGAGCCTTCGCCAACATTTGCAATAGTGGTGTTTCAAAGGTCTCAGTAGAGGAAGCCATTGTGGCTGCTTGTAGTGGCCATGACCCGGGCCTATTGCATCCTTCCAATCATGGTTATAGTGCTTGA
- the LOC115970081 gene encoding LOW QUALITY PROTEIN: NADH dehydrogenase (ubiquinone) complex I, assembly factor 6 (The sequence of the model RefSeq protein was modified relative to this genomic sequence to represent the inferred CDS: inserted 2 bases in 1 codon; deleted 1 base in 1 codon; substituted 3 bases at 3 genomic stop codons), protein MFLAHEHCSLSLIGRVFHGLTSRFFSYRTPFPLWRNYSGNLMNGASLSCSIWSAFSYCVQQVRSYDYRRYLCLLELPPPMRKVAFALHAFNVETARAMDVASGPRIGLMRLIWWQEAIDKIYAKKLREHPIALALXSVISENKISKGWLKXSVDARMNDARREEVTDVPXTIEELEKYAEDTVSTILYMTLQAGGISNQXSTASGLLLLLKLLPYHASHNHHFSYIPTKVAAKHGLLVKEGGPSEICLDSLECLCDAVFDMASVAKIHLQKACELAGTMPAEARPVLLQVVPAQVLLDSLSQVLFEVFDPRLSRGVLGILHLWYQLKLKWYSWWGKY, encoded by the exons ATGTTCCTAGCACACGAACACTGCTCCCTCTCTCTTATAGGCAGAGTATTTCACGGCTTAACCTCTCGATTCTTCAGCTATCGAACTCCTTTCCCTCTATG GAGGAACTACAGTGGCAATTTGATGAATGGTGCTTCTTTATCTTGTAGCATATGGTCAGCTTTCTCCTACTGTGTGCAGCAAGTGCGTAGTTATGATTACCGTCGCTACCTTTGCCTCCTTGAACTTCCCCCTCCAATGCGGAAAGTTGCTTTTGCACTCCATGCCTTTAATGTTGAAACAGCAAGAGCCATGGATGTGGCTTCTGGTCCCAGGATTGGGCTTATGCGCCTCATCTGGTGGCAGGAAGCTATAGACAAAATCTATGCTAAAAAGTTAAGAGAGCACCCAATAGCACTGGCTCTATGATCAGTGATATCTGAGAATAAAATTAGCAAGGGATGGTTGAAATGATCTGTTGATGCTCGGATGAATGATGCAAGAAGAGAGGAGGTTACTGATGTTCCCTAAACCATTGAAGAGTTGGAGAAATATGCTGAGGATACTGTATCAACTATTCTGTACATGACACTTCAAGCTGGTGGTATCAGTAATCA GTCTACTGCAAGTGGCCTCCTTTTGTTGCTTAAGTTGCTACCTTACCATGCCAGTCATAACCATCATTTTTCTTACATACCAACTAAAGTGGCTGCCAAACATGGCTTGTTGGTG AAGGAGGGAGGTCCATCAGAGATCTGCTTAGATTCTCTTGAGTGCCTATGTGATGCAGTCTTTGACATGGCATCTGTAGCTAAAATCCATTTACAGAAGGCTTGTGAACTAGCTGGAACAATGCCAGCTGAGGCTCGTCCAGTGCTTCTACAGGTGGTTCCCGCCCAAGTTCTCTTGGACTCCCTAAGCCAGGTACTCTTTGAGGTATTTGATCCAAGATTATCAAGAGGGGTCTTGGGCATTCTTCATTTGTGGTATCAACTTAAACTAAAGTGGTATTCATGGTGGGGGAAATATTGA